One Algihabitans albus genomic region harbors:
- the rpmE gene encoding 50S ribosomal protein L31 encodes MKKDIHPEYHDLTVVMTDGTELPMRSTYGKAGQSLRLDIDIKTHPAWTGVQRLNESGGQVAKFNKRFAGLGLKK; translated from the coding sequence ATGAAGAAAGACATCCATCCCGAATATCACGACCTCACCGTGGTGATGACCGACGGTACGGAGTTGCCGATGCGCTCCACCTACGGGAAGGCCGGGCAGAGCCTGCGTCTGGATATCGACATCAAGACTCATCCGGCCTGGACCGGCGTGCAGCGCCTGAACGAGAGCGGCGGACAGGTCGCGAAGTTCAACAAACGCTTTGCCGGCCTCGGCCTGAAGAAGTAA
- a CDS encoding DUF1465 family protein has translation MSQNNPSEVSPQISFLNGTYAEALALTQEARDYVALEERAERKGLRPADQLVAACESMRVTTRLTQVMAWLLVQRAVQAGEMTRDDARQPQHRLSAKEICETSELSAPADLTPRMMHLLSRSHALYERVARLDALLDT, from the coding sequence ATGTCGCAGAACAACCCGTCAGAAGTCAGCCCGCAGATCTCGTTTCTCAATGGAACCTACGCCGAGGCGCTCGCGCTGACTCAGGAAGCGCGCGACTACGTCGCGCTGGAGGAGCGGGCGGAGCGCAAGGGCCTGCGGCCGGCGGATCAGCTGGTGGCGGCCTGCGAATCCATGCGGGTCACCACGCGCTTGACCCAGGTGATGGCCTGGCTTCTGGTGCAGCGCGCCGTGCAGGCGGGTGAGATGACGCGAGACGATGCGCGCCAGCCTCAGCACCGGCTCAGCGCGAAGGAAATCTGCGAAACCTCGGAACTCTCGGCACCCGCGGACCTGACGCCGCGGATGATGCATCTGCTCAGCCGCAGCCATGCGCTCTACGAGCGGGTGGCCCGGTTGGACGCGCTACTGGATACCTAG
- a CDS encoding Hsp20 family protein, whose product MRTTDFSPLLRATVGFDRMMNLLDTASRVDESALNYPPYNIEKTGDDAYRITMAVAGFGDDDLNVTLHENQLTIEGKKGRDEAEGQGERPRFLHRGIATRAFQRSFQLADHIRVSGARLENGLLHVELLREVPESAKPRSIAIQAVANGRGTKVLENEAA is encoded by the coding sequence ATGCGTACCACCGATTTTTCCCCGCTTCTGCGCGCCACGGTCGGATTCGACCGTATGATGAACCTGCTCGATACGGCGAGCCGGGTCGACGAGAGCGCACTCAACTATCCCCCCTACAATATCGAGAAGACCGGCGATGACGCCTATCGCATCACGATGGCGGTGGCCGGATTCGGCGATGACGACCTGAACGTCACGCTGCACGAGAACCAGCTGACGATCGAAGGCAAGAAGGGACGCGACGAAGCCGAAGGACAGGGCGAACGCCCCCGTTTCCTGCATCGCGGCATCGCGACCCGTGCGTTCCAGCGCAGCTTCCAGCTCGCCGATCACATCCGCGTGTCCGGCGCCCGGCTGGAGAACGGCCTGCTGCATGTCGAGTTACTGCGCGAGGTGCCGGAGTCGGCGAAGCCCCGCAGCATCGCGATCCAGGCCGTCGCCAACGGCCGGGGCACGAAGGTCCTGGAGAACGAAGCCGCGTAA
- a CDS encoding EamA family transporter, producing the protein MKPRSLTFTAVARSVPPHAWFGISATFHYLGPSFAVLLFPAVGVLGVAWMRIASAALIFAPWTKPWRMLHAADSRTRLLLIGLGLCLAVMNVSFYLALERLPMSLVAAIEFVGTIGLAVCGLRTGRNFLALALAMVGVLLLIDVTWSSDPLGLFWAFLNGALFVGYVILGHKVSEQGASGGVEGLGAAMAIAFLFVMPIGFPEAMEAFGAVELLLAGLGVGLCSSVIPYVCDQLAMSRLPRASFALLLALLPATATLIGAIVLAQIPTLQDLFGVALVMLGVALHKPAPPANSGKEAETLTTK; encoded by the coding sequence ATGAAACCGCGCAGTTTGACGTTCACGGCAGTCGCCCGGTCGGTCCCGCCGCACGCCTGGTTCGGCATCAGCGCGACCTTTCACTATCTCGGGCCGTCCTTCGCGGTGCTGCTGTTCCCCGCCGTCGGCGTCCTCGGAGTCGCCTGGATGCGGATCGCATCGGCGGCGCTGATCTTCGCGCCCTGGACCAAACCTTGGCGGATGCTGCACGCGGCGGACTCCCGCACAAGGCTTCTGCTGATCGGCCTGGGTCTGTGTCTCGCCGTCATGAACGTATCCTTCTACCTGGCGCTCGAACGGCTCCCCATGAGCCTGGTCGCGGCAATCGAGTTCGTCGGCACGATCGGACTGGCGGTTTGCGGACTGCGGACGGGCCGCAATTTTCTGGCGTTGGCCCTCGCCATGGTCGGCGTCCTACTGCTGATCGACGTGACCTGGTCGAGTGATCCGCTGGGACTGTTCTGGGCTTTTCTCAACGGAGCGCTCTTCGTCGGCTACGTCATCCTGGGGCATAAGGTCTCGGAGCAGGGAGCAAGCGGCGGTGTCGAGGGTCTCGGCGCCGCCATGGCGATCGCCTTCCTTTTCGTCATGCCCATCGGCTTCCCGGAAGCGATGGAAGCCTTCGGCGCCGTCGAGTTGCTGCTTGCGGGTCTCGGCGTCGGCCTCTGCTCCTCTGTAATCCCTTACGTTTGCGACCAACTGGCCATGTCGAGATTGCCGCGTGCGAGCTTCGCGCTGCTCCTCGCGCTTCTTCCGGCCACGGCGACGCTCATCGGGGCGATCGTGCTCGCGCAGATTCCGACCTTGCAGGACCTTTTCGGCGTGGCTCTGGTCATGCTCGGAGTCGCCCTGCATAAGCCCGCTCCTCCCGCGAATTCAGGGAAAGAGGCGGAGACACTCACGACCAAGTAG
- a CDS encoding LysR family transcriptional regulator, whose product MDWDKLRIFHAVAEAGSFTHAGEVLNLSQSAVSRQISALEESLKVPLFHRHARGLILTEQGELLYHTAHEVFGKLAMTEALLTESKDRPRGPLKVTTTVAFGSTWLAPRVREFLELYPEIELHMILDDRELDLSMRQADVAIRLSPPRQADLIQRHLLTVHMHAFASTAYLKKHGLPKVPSDLDNHRIVVYGEDTRPPVPDVNWLLRIGMPSNSMRRAALTLNNVYAIMQAVSSGAGLGALPEFMVQEGSDLVHVLPESEGPRIDAYFVYPEELRGTRRIEVFRDFLLRQVAQSRF is encoded by the coding sequence ATGGACTGGGACAAGCTGCGCATTTTCCACGCCGTTGCGGAAGCGGGCAGCTTCACGCATGCGGGCGAGGTGTTGAATCTCAGCCAGTCGGCGGTCAGCCGGCAGATCTCGGCCCTCGAGGAGTCCTTGAAGGTCCCGTTGTTTCACCGCCATGCGCGCGGGCTGATTCTGACCGAACAGGGCGAGTTGCTCTACCACACGGCGCATGAGGTCTTCGGCAAGCTGGCGATGACCGAGGCGCTGCTGACCGAAAGCAAGGACCGGCCGCGCGGACCGCTCAAGGTCACCACGACTGTCGCCTTCGGCTCGACCTGGCTCGCACCGCGGGTGCGCGAGTTCCTGGAACTCTATCCCGAGATCGAGCTGCATATGATCCTGGACGACCGGGAACTCGATCTCTCGATGCGCCAGGCGGACGTGGCCATTCGTTTGTCGCCGCCGCGCCAGGCCGACCTGATCCAGCGCCACCTGCTGACCGTGCACATGCACGCCTTCGCCTCGACGGCCTACCTCAAGAAGCACGGCCTGCCGAAGGTGCCGAGCGATCTGGACAACCATCGGATCGTCGTCTACGGCGAAGACACCCGTCCCCCGGTTCCCGACGTGAACTGGCTGTTGCGCATCGGCATGCCCTCGAATTCGATGCGCCGGGCCGCGCTGACCCTCAACAACGTCTACGCCATCATGCAGGCCGTCTCCTCCGGCGCCGGCTTGGGCGCCTTGCCCGAGTTCATGGTGCAGGAGGGCAGCGATCTGGTGCATGTCTTGCCGGAGTCCGAGGGGCCGCGCATCGACGCCTACTTCGTCTATCCGGAGGAGCTGCGCGGCACGCGGCGGATCGAGGTCTTCCGGGATTTCCTGCTGCGCCAGGTCGCTCAATCGCGCTTCTAA
- a CDS encoding Lrp/AsnC family transcriptional regulator, with the protein MKRLRYENGGLDAVDLRILSALIDNARVSLAELSREVGLTPPSVSERIKRLEEAGVIGGYTVKINPEALGLPLAAWLRIRPIPGQLKKVAEILRGLPEVVECYRVTGEDCFIARAHVPSVEDLEALIDEIIPYAMTNTSIIQSSPVPRRLPVIQKPAVKPRSRTPA; encoded by the coding sequence GTGAAACGCCTTCGATATGAAAATGGTGGGCTGGATGCGGTGGACCTGCGGATCCTTTCGGCCCTCATCGACAACGCACGTGTCAGTCTGGCCGAACTCTCTCGGGAGGTCGGGCTCACCCCGCCGAGCGTGTCCGAGCGCATCAAGCGCCTGGAAGAAGCGGGCGTGATCGGAGGTTACACGGTGAAAATCAACCCGGAGGCACTTGGACTGCCGCTCGCGGCCTGGCTCCGCATCCGGCCGATCCCGGGTCAGCTCAAGAAGGTCGCCGAGATTCTGCGTGGACTGCCCGAGGTGGTCGAGTGCTACAGGGTGACCGGAGAGGATTGCTTCATCGCCCGCGCCCATGTGCCATCGGTCGAGGATCTGGAAGCGCTGATCGACGAGATCATCCCCTACGCGATGACGAATACCTCGATCATTCAGTCCTCACCCGTGCCGCGCCGTCTGCCGGTGATCCAGAAGCCCGCGGTCAAGCCCCGCTCGAGGACGCCAGCGTAG
- a CDS encoding MOSC domain-containing protein: protein MPLQMKAAEVVAVAARAGHRFSKTLRPEIRLLAGLGVEGDAHKGATVKHRSRVARDAGQPNLRQVHLVHAELFDVLAGRGFGVKPGDIGENVTTRNLDLLALPTGARLRIGEKALVEVTGLRNPCAQLDVFQPGLMKAVLDRDSDGALIRLAGVMGVVIAGGRVRPGDAIAVELPAGARQNLQPV, encoded by the coding sequence ATGCCGTTGCAGATGAAAGCTGCCGAAGTTGTGGCGGTCGCCGCCCGTGCCGGCCATCGCTTCAGCAAGACCCTGCGGCCGGAGATCCGTCTGCTGGCCGGCCTCGGCGTCGAGGGCGATGCGCACAAGGGCGCCACGGTCAAGCATCGCTCCCGCGTGGCACGCGACGCCGGTCAGCCGAACCTGCGCCAGGTTCATCTGGTTCATGCCGAGCTGTTCGACGTCCTGGCGGGCAGGGGCTTCGGCGTGAAGCCGGGCGATATCGGCGAAAACGTCACGACCCGAAATCTCGACCTTCTCGCCCTGCCGACCGGGGCGCGGCTTCGGATCGGCGAGAAGGCGCTGGTCGAGGTCACCGGCCTGCGCAACCCCTGCGCCCAGCTCGATGTCTTTCAGCCCGGCCTGATGAAGGCCGTTCTGGACCGCGACTCCGACGGTGCCCTGATCCGCCTCGCCGGCGTCATGGGTGTCGTGATCGCCGGCGGCAGGGTGCGTCCCGGCGATGCCATCGCCGTGGAGCTGCCGGCCGGGGCGCGGCAAAACCTGCAGCCGGTCTAG
- the trxB gene encoding thioredoxin-disulfide reductase has translation MAESRHVQVLIVGSGAAGLTAAIYTARANLKPVVLAGLQPGGQMTITTDVENYPGFADVIQGPWLMEQMSKQAEHVGAELLYDLATEVDLDRRPFVVRCDSGATLTADALIVATGASARWLGLESEQTFNGRGVSACATCDGFFYRDKEVCVVGGGNTAVEEALYLANIASKVTLIHRRDSLRAEKIMQDRLFKHPKVMVVWDHVVEEVLGDEMGVTGVRAKNVKTGATQDIACHGFFVAIGHDPATAFVKGKLPMDEEGYILAESGSTRTAIPGVFAAGDCVDKVFRQAVTAAGMGCMAALEAEKYLAALGDQAVAAE, from the coding sequence ATGGCCGAGTCGCGCCACGTCCAGGTTTTGATCGTCGGGTCCGGTGCCGCGGGTCTGACCGCCGCGATCTATACGGCCCGCGCCAACCTGAAGCCCGTGGTCCTGGCCGGCCTTCAGCCGGGCGGCCAGATGACGATCACCACTGATGTCGAGAACTATCCCGGCTTTGCCGACGTGATCCAGGGGCCCTGGCTGATGGAGCAGATGTCCAAGCAGGCCGAACACGTCGGCGCGGAGCTGCTCTACGACCTGGCGACCGAGGTCGATCTCGACCGCCGCCCCTTCGTCGTGCGCTGCGACAGCGGTGCGACGCTGACCGCCGATGCGCTGATCGTCGCGACCGGCGCCTCGGCGCGCTGGCTGGGCCTGGAGAGCGAGCAGACCTTCAACGGGCGCGGCGTCTCGGCCTGCGCGACCTGCGACGGCTTCTTCTATCGCGACAAGGAGGTCTGCGTGGTCGGCGGCGGCAACACCGCCGTGGAGGAGGCGCTCTATCTCGCCAACATCGCCAGCAAGGTCACCCTGATTCACCGCCGCGACAGCCTGCGCGCCGAAAAGATCATGCAGGACCGTCTTTTCAAGCACCCCAAGGTCATGGTGGTCTGGGACCACGTGGTGGAGGAGGTGCTGGGCGACGAGATGGGCGTGACGGGGGTCCGTGCGAAGAACGTCAAGACCGGCGCCACCCAGGACATCGCCTGTCACGGCTTCTTCGTCGCCATCGGCCACGACCCGGCCACGGCCTTCGTCAAGGGCAAGCTGCCGATGGACGAGGAGGGCTACATCCTGGCCGAGTCGGGCTCCACCAGGACGGCGATCCCCGGCGTCTTTGCCGCCGGCGACTGCGTGGACAAGGTATTTCGCCAGGCCGTCACGGCTGCCGGCATGGGCTGCATGGCGGCGCTGGAGGCGGAAAAGTATCTGGCGGCGCTGGGCGATCAGGCGGTCGCCGCCGAGTAG
- a CDS encoding ABC transporter transmembrane domain-containing protein, with protein MSDPATAPSGASPSSASAPAPATTAALRQSDRPKSRDLRVLVTLWSFVKPYGWQVALAALALIVAAGTVLALGKGLRMLVDEGFASGNSALLDKAVLVLLGVVVLLAGATYARFYLVSWIGERVVADVRRAVFDRVIALSPAYFEINRTGEILSRLTTDTTILQVVVGSSVSVALRNVLLFVGGLVLLMITSPKLTGLVLLVVPLVLLPIIFFGRRVRRLSRESQDRIADVGAYVDESLNAIRTVQAFTHESLDSQRFGQRVEGAFATAVRRISARSALTGTVIVLVFGSISAILWVGGHDVLSGRISAGELSAFVFYAVVVAGAVGSISEVIGDLQRAAGATERLLDLLATDSEIEVPDNPAPLAQPVKGAIVFDRVNFHYPARPEWAALEDFSLEVAPGEKVALVGPSGAGKTTVMQLLLRFYDPAGGSLRFDGVDLRALDPQQLRGAIGLVPQEPVIFAADAWENIRYGRPEASDAEVLEAARAAHCLEFLENLPSGLDSFMGEKGVRLSGGQRQRLAIARAILRDPALLLLDEATSSLDAESEKAVQDALDRLMVGRTSIVIAHRLATVLMADRIIVLDRGRIVQAGSHAELLRDRDGLYARLAALQFDQAEALGRPSYDEVAAK; from the coding sequence ATGTCCGATCCTGCTACCGCCCCCTCCGGCGCCTCTCCTTCCAGCGCCTCGGCGCCGGCTCCGGCGACGACCGCCGCCTTGCGCCAGAGCGACCGGCCCAAGAGTCGCGATCTGCGCGTGCTCGTGACGCTCTGGAGCTTCGTCAAGCCTTACGGCTGGCAGGTCGCGCTGGCGGCCCTGGCGCTGATCGTCGCTGCGGGCACCGTCCTGGCCCTGGGCAAGGGCCTGAGGATGCTGGTCGACGAAGGCTTCGCGTCGGGCAACTCGGCGCTGCTCGACAAGGCCGTCCTGGTGCTGCTGGGGGTGGTCGTGCTGCTGGCCGGCGCGACCTACGCGCGCTTCTACCTGGTGTCCTGGATCGGCGAGCGGGTGGTGGCGGATGTCCGCCGGGCCGTCTTCGACCGGGTGATCGCCCTCTCGCCCGCCTATTTCGAAATCAACCGCACGGGCGAGATCCTGTCGCGCCTGACCACCGACACGACGATCCTGCAGGTCGTGGTCGGCAGTTCGGTTTCGGTGGCTTTGCGCAATGTTCTCCTCTTCGTCGGCGGTCTCGTGCTGCTGATGATCACCTCGCCGAAGTTGACGGGGCTCGTTCTTCTGGTGGTGCCGCTGGTGCTGCTGCCGATCATCTTCTTCGGCCGGCGCGTACGCCGGCTTTCGCGCGAGAGCCAGGACCGGATCGCCGATGTCGGTGCCTACGTCGACGAATCCCTCAATGCGATCCGCACGGTTCAGGCCTTCACCCACGAGTCGCTGGACAGTCAGCGCTTCGGTCAGCGCGTTGAGGGGGCTTTCGCGACCGCCGTCCGCCGAATCAGCGCGCGGTCGGCCCTGACCGGAACCGTGATCGTTCTGGTGTTCGGCTCGATCTCCGCGATCCTCTGGGTCGGCGGTCACGACGTGCTGAGCGGGCGGATCAGCGCCGGCGAGCTCTCGGCCTTCGTCTTCTACGCGGTGGTGGTGGCCGGCGCGGTCGGCTCGATCAGCGAAGTGATCGGCGATCTGCAGCGCGCCGCGGGCGCGACCGAGCGGCTGCTCGACCTGCTGGCGACCGACAGCGAGATCGAGGTGCCCGACAACCCGGCGCCGCTGGCGCAGCCGGTCAAGGGGGCCATCGTCTTCGACCGGGTGAACTTCCACTACCCCGCGCGTCCCGAGTGGGCGGCCCTGGAAGACTTCTCGCTGGAGGTGGCGCCCGGCGAGAAGGTCGCGCTGGTCGGTCCGTCGGGCGCCGGCAAGACCACGGTGATGCAGCTTCTCCTGCGCTTCTACGACCCGGCCGGCGGCAGCCTGCGCTTCGACGGGGTCGACCTGCGCGCGCTCGATCCGCAGCAGCTGCGCGGCGCCATCGGCCTGGTGCCGCAGGAGCCGGTGATCTTCGCGGCGGACGCCTGGGAGAACATCCGCTACGGCCGGCCGGAGGCCAGCGACGCGGAGGTTTTGGAGGCTGCCCGCGCCGCCCATTGCCTGGAGTTTCTGGAGAACCTGCCCAGCGGTCTCGACAGCTTCATGGGCGAGAAGGGCGTCAGGCTGTCCGGCGGCCAGCGTCAGCGCCTGGCCATCGCCCGCGCCATCCTGCGCGATCCCGCCCTGCTGCTGCTGGACGAGGCCACCTCCTCCCTGGACGCGGAGAGCGAGAAGGCGGTGCAGGACGCGCTCGACCGGCTGATGGTCGGGCGCACCTCCATCGTCATCGCCCACCGGCTGGCGACCGTCCTCATGGCCGACCGCATCATCGTGCTCGACCGTGGCCGCATCGTGCAGGCCGGCAGCCACGCCGAACTGCTGCGGGACCGCGACGGCCTTTACGCCCGTCTCGCCGCCCTGCAGTTCGACCAGGCCGAGGCCCTGGGCCGCCCCAGCTACGACGAGGTCGCCGCGAAGTAG
- a CDS encoding sugar ABC transporter substrate-binding protein gives MWRYEVHVALIEEVITRPSVHGLPDVHGLIVAIRDAELAAPILRQAVDAGIVVVVANSDLQSFPTPIHAVVGYSQRGANRAMGDYAGRLSAGRTMQVGLIEGAPGYHSTEAVSGFREGLAEHAHLTVVGSEQGDWSVEGGKKAAETLLREHQDIDLIWAANDNMIMGARLATDAAGRSDILLLGRDGDPDALQMVSEGELTATVDTDPAAIGAASVRVVAEALAGRFHGGFVETPTIVVDSDTTAQTPTDR, from the coding sequence ATGTGGCGCTACGAGGTGCATGTGGCGCTAATTGAAGAAGTTATCACGCGCCCCTCGGTCCACGGATTGCCCGATGTGCATGGCCTGATTGTGGCTATACGCGACGCGGAGCTGGCTGCCCCGATCCTCCGTCAAGCCGTCGATGCCGGAATTGTAGTGGTTGTCGCGAACTCCGACCTGCAATCCTTTCCCACACCGATTCATGCCGTCGTCGGCTATTCGCAACGCGGCGCCAACCGCGCCATGGGGGATTATGCCGGTCGGCTTTCAGCGGGTCGGACAATGCAAGTGGGCCTTATCGAGGGTGCGCCAGGCTACCATTCCACAGAGGCTGTCTCAGGGTTTCGCGAAGGTCTTGCGGAGCACGCGCATCTGACAGTCGTGGGAAGCGAGCAAGGCGACTGGAGCGTGGAAGGCGGCAAAAAGGCGGCAGAGACGCTGCTACGTGAACATCAGGACATCGATCTGATCTGGGCTGCCAACGACAACATGATCATGGGCGCACGCCTGGCAACCGATGCCGCCGGGCGGTCAGACATCCTCCTCCTCGGCCGTGACGGCGATCCCGATGCACTTCAGATGGTTTCCGAAGGCGAACTCACCGCAACGGTAGACACAGATCCTGCTGCAATCGGCGCAGCCTCAGTGCGAGTTGTCGCTGAAGCACTTGCCGGTCGCTTTCACGGCGGCTTCGTAGAGACGCCGACGATCGTCGTTGACAGCGACACCACCGCACAAACTCCGACGGATCGCTAG
- a CDS encoding helix-turn-helix domain-containing protein: MRDRLADDISLSDIADSVGLSPQHFARAFSRETGMPPHRYLMGLRVERAREFLAESNLPLAAVAIKSGFCSQSHMTTAFKRVLGTTPGRYRVTAKAW, from the coding sequence ATGCGGGACAGGCTTGCCGACGACATCAGTCTCTCCGACATAGCCGACTCCGTTGGTCTCAGCCCACAGCACTTTGCTCGGGCCTTCTCTCGTGAAACCGGCATGCCGCCTCACCGCTACCTTATGGGGCTTCGCGTTGAGCGAGCCCGAGAATTCTTGGCCGAAAGCAACCTGCCCCTAGCCGCCGTGGCGATCAAATCGGGCTTTTGTTCACAGAGCCACATGACAACTGCTTTCAAGCGTGTTCTCGGAACGACGCCTGGGCGCTATCGAGTAACTGCCAAGGCGTGGTGA